TGCTCCAGGGAAATGTTTGTTTCTATGAAAACtgctgtttaggtttttttttctagtcTAGGACTACCCAGTGTTACTTATTTTGTGTGTTCAACCTTctttatgaatgtttattttacctttaaaatgtaatatgtttaCATGATAAACTACTGTATAATTTTAATCTTCCTCATTTTGTAAGTAGCTTAAGATAAAACCGtcagctaaatgaataaatgtaaaaatataatgttatgtaaatacaaaaatgtcattatatgtttagaaaataaaaattaaatgttttaagatCAATTTATTAAGTAAAACCAAATAGGTACAAAAAGCTTcagcacaaaaaaagaaagtctcTCTAGTCAGCTTACTCAATGCATAGACTAATAAACTCCATATTAATACTACATAAGATTTAATTAgtcttcaaataataataataaaaaaaaaaaaaaaaaaaaaaaaaaaaatcacaaatatgaTTGGGGGAAAACAAATCAAGCACATAAATTATGTAGTATTATGTTCGCACGATGTTTCCATGAAAGAAACATATCTGTGTAGCACAATGTGGATCTAAAAGATTGTAGTTAAGCTTATAACCTTAAATACAATTGACCTTTGTAAAAGCAAACATCTACATATCTAAGCTCGAAGTGCAacttaaacatgaaaatggcAACACACATGCGTTCGCTCTGTTGAGTCACACCGAGAACCACAAGGAATAGACCTCTGATAAAACAagctacaaaataaaatacattgtacaGTCATTCAGTGCCTTGCCatacacatttttgtttcaaTTACTTTAAGGTACATACTctaatactaaatatttttgattcaagTAAGATGCTTAGTTTTGGAGATACATATTGCATAACAATGTTGTGACAGAGGTTCTACAAGGCCCTGGATCATAGCATTAAATTGGGATGGAAATATCCAGACAGGTTAAAGGAGAGACAAAAAAGTTTTGTGTAACATCTTTGGCAGTGATGTGGAATTCAGCTTCCACCTATCTGCACAGCTACAAATGCCATCGCAAACTGGCATTGCTTCAGAGGTCAGAGTTCACCCTCAGGCAGAACTGGGGTGCTTCCCCTATAAAGTTCATTCCATGCTGTTGCTTCGCCTCTTCCACCTCCGTTAGTTAACGCAGGATCACCCAAACTCATCCCAGAGCCCATGTTCTCAAATGAGAATTTGCCCCGTGAATACTTCCCGCCCCTTTTCTGCTGTTGCGTTATAACCGCGATGATGCGTTCCCTCTCCTCTGAGGTCATCCAGCGCATCTGATTGTGTTTGATGTGATAACGCGTGTCTCCGTACCACTGGATGATCTCTGTCCGCGTCAAGCCCGTCTTCTGTTGTAGTATCAGGTAGTCGTCGCTTGTGGGCCACTGGCAGCGAAGAAAGCTTTGCCGCAAAATTTCCAACTGCTCCCTCGTCTTCTTACGAAGTCGCACATTCGGTTCCACCCGGCCGCGACTGAATGACGGAGACGGGGAAGGAGAGGGAGAGATGTCTGCAGAATATTGTTGAACGGAAGCGCTGCCGTCATCTAACTCGCCTTCATCGCTTACTTCCTCCTTAGCCTCATTTGATTGGTTGACTGGTCCATCGTCGTCACCCAAATCCACATCGACCTCAAACCCCGCCTCTGTGTCGTCAGCCTCGTCATTGTCGTAAAAATCAGCGCTGGGTAGAACGTCGTTCTCCATCTCGTTTTGAGAGTTCTGCTGCATCAGCTGAAACGACCGATTGCGTCTTGCGAGCTTAGATAACCAAGCTCTGCCGTTCCTGCGAAGCTGGTAGCGGCTGTCGGCGAACCACTTGCGGATTTCACGCCGATTCAGTCCAGTCATTTTTTGGAGCCGCTGAACTTCGCCGTCAGAGGGCCAAGACTTCTGTACGAAACTGCGGCGCAGAGCCATCAGCTGCGCTTTTGATTTTTTCCCCGGTAAGCAGTGTAAAGACTGTGAAAGCTCAGGAAGCTCTGGGTACGACATTGTGGCGTGTTGATCGTACGACGAACGTCCAGACGAATCAAGCAGTTGGACTCCAGTATTGTGAGGTGGTAGGTTTCTACTCCCACTTTGGAATTGGGGATTGACTTGAGGAACTTGGGATGTGGGTCCAAGACCGTTTTTGTACACAACATTAGTGCTGAGCAACTGCTGTACACCGTTGGATTGGGAAGCGTTAGTTTGAATAAAATGCAAGCGGTTTTGGTCACTGGAGATGTGCTGTGGAACAGTCCGGCTGGGTTTAGGTGTCTGGTCTCTCTGATCTACATTAGCAATTGGCGCAGGTTGCGGCATAACAACATGTTGAGATTCCTCATGGTCGAAACAATCGTCCTCGTCGTTTATTTCCACACACTCCTCAGCAACCGCTCTATTTTGAAGGTGCCAGAGCTTACGTCGTGTCTCTTGGATGTCGTCGTCAGCCCAGCTGATTCCATAACGTACCCGCTGCATCATGAACCACGCTTTAACTCTGTCCGGCGGTAGCGCACACTTGCGAGCTAAAGCGCTTGCCTCCTGGGATGTGGGGTATGGGAATGCATTAAACGCCTCTACGAGTTCAGACACGGCATCCAGCTCGTGGACCTGCTCTGAGCGCACCCAGATAAGCTTTAATCCCTCGGACACCAATGGAAGACAAACCAGGTTAGTCTGGTTGTGGGTCGACGTGCCAGAGGAGACCGTTTGCCTCTTTTGGCAGGAGTCCTTAGTCCCTGAAGAGGAGGGTGACTTCTCCTGAGGTAACTCAGGGGATGAGCTCTGCGATTCTTCAGGAGTGGGTGAGTCGTCCATCTTCTCTTCCTGTTCTTTGGGATCTGTGGAGGATGAGGTCTCGTTTGAGTCTTCAGGAGTCTGATTGGAAGCAGATTCTGTTTCCTCAGCGGTGGCCGGCTGAAAAGAGTGAGATTGAGAAATATGAATACAAAATGTATCAGATGAGAAATTCTCTCttaggctatgttcacacttggcgtcttttttTTAACCTACAATGTTCTGTTTTACATTGTAACCCTATGGAGTAAAGCGTGTTTTCAAAAAAGTCCTGAGCGTTTTTTCAAACACCACTGCTGgcgtctttttctgcagcttAAAGCGtcttt
The sequence above is a segment of the Labeo rohita strain BAU-BD-2019 chromosome 7, IGBB_LRoh.1.0, whole genome shotgun sequence genome. Coding sequences within it:
- the homezb gene encoding homeobox and leucine zipper encoding b; this translates as MEQCAAPQLENTSTHSSPTDPAGKPGGDAGEMTVKDAYECRICGYKAQDVKCLSQHLHTAHPVTSLSDSVRNERGDTLEEECEDDAETPCLNGDLEKSIVKDKPATAEETESASNQTPEDSNETSSSTDPKEQEEKMDDSPTPEESQSSSPELPQEKSPSSSGTKDSCQKRQTVSSGTSTHNQTNLVCLPLVSEGLKLIWVRSEQVHELDAVSELVEAFNAFPYPTSQEASALARKCALPPDRVKAWFMMQRVRYGISWADDDIQETRRKLWHLQNRAVAEECVEINDEDDCFDHEESQHVVMPQPAPIANVDQRDQTPKPSRTVPQHISSDQNRLHFIQTNASQSNGVQQLLSTNVVYKNGLGPTSQVPQVNPQFQSGSRNLPPHNTGVQLLDSSGRSSYDQHATMSYPELPELSQSLHCLPGKKSKAQLMALRRSFVQKSWPSDGEVQRLQKMTGLNRREIRKWFADSRYQLRRNGRAWLSKLARRNRSFQLMQQNSQNEMENDVLPSADFYDNDEADDTEAGFEVDVDLGDDDGPVNQSNEAKEEVSDEGELDDGSASVQQYSADISPSPSPSPSFSRGRVEPNVRLRKKTREQLEILRQSFLRCQWPTSDDYLILQQKTGLTRTEIIQWYGDTRYHIKHNQMRWMTSEERERIIAVITQQQKRGGKYSRGKFSFENMGSGMSLGDPALTNGGGRGEATAWNELYRGSTPVLPEGEL